The genomic DNA TCCTTTTACAGCTATCTTTATATAACCTTTTATCCTCACCAGCAAATTTGTCTTGTCTACTATCTAACACATAAAGGATATCTTTCCCACTATGCTCTAACGTTTGAAAAACCGGGTCACCTTCATCGGTATACTGTACAATTCTTATTTCATCAACTTTCCCTTGTTCCACATTCCAAACGAACTGCTCGAATTTATCTAGATTGGAAATCCTGGTTCCCTTTACAATGGCATCATTCTTCTTATTAATTGTAGTGTTAGATGGTGAACATGCTACTA from Bacillus cereus G9842 includes the following:
- a CDS encoding DUF4362 domain-containing protein, producing the protein MTIGKRTSFICLCLCLCLFLFSLVACSPSNTTINKKNDAIVKGTRISNLDKFEQFVWNVEQGKVDEIRIVQYTDEGDPVFQTLEHSGKDILYVLDSRQDKFAGEDKRLYKDSCKRIVKEQRESQTAYRLIDCVNENGRNGYDLLYVPKK